Within Paenibacillus sabinae T27, the genomic segment TCTACTTCTTTTTATCGGAATCGACAGGGCAGGTCTTTTGAAGATTCCCTCTGCCAATACTGAACACATCTGTTGTAGTTGTAATCACACTTTTATGTTCCGGTATGTCGTATAATGCATTTATGATTGTTGCGCACATGTCTTAGGTATTTCCAAGTCTATTGAATACGGAGAGTTTAGTGCATCAATGGCTTCTATTGCCATGTCACTAAGCGCAATACTTGGATCATTGGTTGGTCCATTTTTAGTTGGC encodes:
- a CDS encoding LrgB family protein, yielding MYDCCAHVLGISKSIEYGEFSASMASIAMSLSAILGSLVGPFLVGLVAKICYLIVKRGV